A genomic segment from Streptosporangium roseum DSM 43021 encodes:
- a CDS encoding SDR family oxidoreductase, translating to MNRTAVVTGASSGIGEATARRLAAEGFDVVAAARRRDRLDKLAAEVPGIRAVTLDVTSQESVDELAASLDRCDVLVNNAGGAVGLEPVASGDVADWQKMYDINVLGSLRVTQALLPRLVESGDGVLVMLTSVAGLVSYEGGGGYNAAKHAQSSMAEVLRLELCGEPVRIIEIAPGMVHTEEFALNRFRGDSSAADRVYEGVPGPLSADDVADAVSWCVTRPAHVNIDRLVIRPRAQAAQYKIHRV from the coding sequence ATGAACAGGACAGCAGTGGTGACGGGTGCCAGCAGCGGGATCGGGGAGGCGACGGCACGCCGCCTCGCCGCGGAGGGCTTCGACGTGGTGGCCGCGGCGCGGCGCCGGGACCGGCTGGACAAGCTGGCCGCCGAGGTGCCCGGGATCCGCGCGGTGACGCTGGACGTGACCTCCCAGGAGTCGGTCGACGAGCTCGCCGCCTCGCTGGACCGCTGTGACGTGCTGGTCAACAACGCCGGCGGCGCGGTCGGGCTGGAGCCGGTGGCGAGCGGGGACGTGGCCGACTGGCAGAAGATGTACGACATCAACGTGCTCGGCTCGCTCCGTGTCACCCAGGCGCTGCTGCCCCGGCTCGTCGAGTCGGGCGACGGCGTGCTGGTGATGCTGACCTCGGTCGCCGGGCTGGTCTCCTATGAAGGCGGCGGCGGCTACAACGCGGCCAAGCACGCCCAGAGCTCGATGGCCGAGGTGCTCCGGCTGGAGCTGTGCGGCGAGCCGGTCCGGATCATCGAGATCGCGCCCGGCATGGTCCACACCGAGGAGTTCGCCCTCAACCGCTTCCGGGGCGACTCCTCCGCCGCCGACCGCGTCTACGAGGGCGTCCCCGGCCCGCTCTCCGCCGACGACGTGGCCGACGCCGTCTCGTGGTGCGTCACCCGCCCCGCCCACGTGAACATCGACCGCCTGGTCATCCGTCCCCGCGCCCAGGCCGCCCAGTACAAGATCCACCGCGTCTGA
- the mshA gene encoding D-inositol-3-phosphate glycosyltransferase: protein MSVRRRRVSRVATISMHTSPLDQPGTGDAGGMNVYIVEAARRLAQLGVEVEIFTRQTSRDLPPVAEIAPGVSVRHVTAGPYEELDKGDLPGQLCGFLSGVLRTEAMYEPGRYDVIHSHYWLSGQVGWLAKERWGVPLVHTMHTMAKVKNLLLAEDDRPEPTARVLGEEQVVQVADRLVANTPTEAQELIDLYGAAPGRVEVVNPGVNLNVFQPASKGAARHRLDLPQDAHVLLFVGRVQPLKAPDVLLRAAARMLIDDPSLRSRLVVVCVGGPSGNGLARPSYLTDVAASLGISDVVRIVPPAPQHELADWYRAADVTVVPSHNESFGLVALESQACGTPVAAASVGGLRTAVADGVSGVLVEGHDPQDWARVLSRFVHRPAWRDALAAGAVAQAAAFGWSATAARLADVYAGAMANLHHVPIAVSS from the coding sequence GTGTCGGTGAGGCGACGGCGGGTCAGCCGGGTCGCGACGATCAGCATGCACACGTCCCCCCTGGATCAGCCGGGCACCGGGGACGCGGGCGGCATGAACGTCTACATCGTGGAAGCGGCCAGACGCCTGGCCCAGCTCGGGGTGGAGGTCGAGATCTTCACCCGGCAGACGTCCCGTGACCTGCCTCCGGTCGCCGAGATCGCGCCGGGCGTGTCGGTCCGCCACGTCACCGCCGGGCCGTACGAGGAGCTCGACAAGGGCGACCTGCCCGGCCAGCTCTGCGGCTTCCTGTCCGGCGTGCTGCGCACCGAGGCCATGTACGAGCCCGGCCGCTACGACGTGATCCACTCCCACTACTGGCTCTCCGGCCAGGTGGGCTGGCTGGCCAAGGAGCGCTGGGGCGTGCCGCTGGTGCACACCATGCACACCATGGCCAAGGTGAAGAACCTCCTGCTCGCCGAGGACGACAGGCCCGAGCCGACCGCGCGCGTGCTGGGCGAGGAGCAGGTCGTCCAGGTGGCCGACCGGCTGGTGGCCAACACCCCGACCGAGGCCCAGGAGCTCATCGACCTGTACGGCGCCGCCCCCGGCCGGGTCGAGGTCGTCAACCCCGGGGTGAACCTCAACGTCTTCCAGCCCGCGTCCAAGGGCGCGGCCCGTCACCGGCTCGACCTGCCGCAGGACGCCCACGTGCTGCTGTTCGTGGGCCGCGTGCAGCCGCTCAAGGCCCCCGACGTGCTGCTGCGCGCCGCGGCCCGGATGCTCATCGACGACCCCTCGCTCCGGTCGAGACTCGTCGTCGTCTGCGTCGGCGGCCCCAGCGGCAACGGCCTGGCCCGGCCCTCCTACCTCACCGACGTGGCCGCCTCGCTGGGCATCTCCGACGTGGTCAGGATCGTCCCCCCGGCGCCCCAGCACGAGCTGGCCGACTGGTACCGCGCGGCCGACGTGACGGTGGTCCCCTCGCACAACGAGTCGTTCGGCCTGGTCGCCCTGGAGTCCCAGGCCTGCGGAACGCCGGTCGCCGCGGCGTCCGTGGGCGGGCTGCGCACCGCGGTGGCCGACGGCGTCTCCGGCGTGCTCGTCGAGGGGCACGACCCGCAGGACTGGGCGCGGGTGCTCAGCCGGTTCGTGCACCGGCCGGCCTGGCGGGACGCGCTCGCGGCGGGTGCGGTGGCCCAGGCCGCGGCCTTCGGCTGGTCGGCCACCGCCGCCCGGCTCGCGGACGTCTACGCCGGGGCGATGGCGAACCTGCACCACGTCCCGATCGCGGTCAGCTCGTAG
- a CDS encoding YbjN domain-containing protein yields the protein MREVIEAALKSAEVSYEEPRPGAFLAKLPGQHKLATMTWLIVGDRVLHVEAFFCRQPDENHAEFYRWLLTKNGSTYGVHFALDPVGDVYLIGRVPLAAVSEEEIDRLLGCVLTYSDEGFDRALELGFASSIRREWEWRAKRGESLANLQAFARFADPER from the coding sequence ATGCGTGAAGTGATCGAGGCCGCGCTCAAGAGCGCGGAAGTCTCCTACGAGGAGCCCCGTCCGGGGGCCTTCCTGGCGAAGCTCCCCGGCCAGCACAAGCTCGCGACCATGACATGGCTGATCGTGGGGGACCGGGTCCTGCACGTGGAGGCGTTCTTCTGCCGTCAGCCCGACGAGAACCACGCCGAGTTCTACCGCTGGCTGCTGACCAAGAACGGCTCCACGTACGGCGTGCACTTCGCCCTCGACCCGGTCGGCGACGTCTACCTCATCGGCCGGGTCCCGCTGGCGGCGGTCTCCGAGGAGGAGATCGACCGGCTCCTCGGCTGCGTGCTCACCTACTCCGACGAGGGCTTCGACCGGGCGCTGGAGCTGGGCTTCGCCTCCTCGATCCGGCGGGAGTGGGAGTGGCGCGCCAAGCGGGGCGAGTCGCTGGCCAACCTCCAGGCGTTCGCCCGCTTCGCCGACCCCGAGCGCTGA
- a CDS encoding phosphoglyceromutase: protein MATLVLLRHGESEWNAKGLFTGWVDAGLSAKGEEEARRGGQLLLDAGVRPDVVHTSVLTRAIQTANLALGAADLLWLPVTRSWRLNERHYGALQGKDKAQTRAEFGDEQFMLWRRSYDTPPPPIADDDEFSQIGDQRYAALPDELLPRTECLKDVVERMLPYWYDQIVPDLSAGRTVLVVAHGNSLRALVKHLDGIGDDEIAGLNIPTGIPLRYELDDDFRPVAKGGLYLDPEAAKAAIEAVANQGK from the coding sequence ATGGCGACTTTGGTGCTGCTACGGCATGGTGAGAGCGAGTGGAACGCTAAGGGTCTGTTCACCGGATGGGTGGACGCGGGGCTCTCGGCCAAGGGCGAGGAGGAGGCGCGGCGCGGCGGGCAACTGCTGCTCGACGCCGGGGTTCGGCCCGACGTGGTCCACACCTCGGTGCTGACCCGGGCCATCCAGACCGCCAACCTCGCGCTCGGCGCCGCCGATCTGCTCTGGCTGCCGGTCACCCGCTCCTGGCGGCTCAACGAGCGCCACTACGGCGCGTTGCAGGGCAAGGACAAGGCGCAGACGCGCGCCGAGTTCGGCGACGAGCAGTTCATGCTCTGGCGCCGTTCCTACGACACCCCGCCGCCCCCGATCGCCGACGACGACGAGTTCTCGCAGATCGGCGACCAGCGCTACGCGGCGCTGCCGGACGAGCTGCTGCCGAGGACCGAGTGCCTCAAGGACGTCGTCGAGCGCATGCTGCCGTACTGGTACGACCAGATCGTGCCGGACCTGTCCGCGGGCAGGACCGTCCTGGTCGTCGCGCACGGCAACTCCCTGCGCGCGCTGGTCAAGCACCTGGACGGGATCGGCGACGACGAGATCGCCGGGCTCAACATCCCCACCGGCATCCCGCTCCGCTACGAGCTCGACGACGACTTCCGGCCGGTCGCCAAGGGCGGCCTGTATCTCGACCCCGAGGCCGCCAAGGCGGCGATCGAGGCCGTCGCCAACCAGGGCAAGTAG
- the phoU gene encoding phosphate signaling complex protein PhoU yields the protein MRDAYHEELDALTDRLVEMTRLVRSAISRATTALLDSDLQLAESVISHDEEVDRIFAEIEASIFDLMARQQPVAVDLRTIVVALRMGTDLERMGDLAEHVAKVARLRHPDSAIPPEIRSTILEMGQIAERLITKTGSCIASRDVESALELEADDDAMDRLHRRLFKILMADDWKYGVEPAIDVTLIGRYYERYADHAVRVAQDVVYLVTGSRTQDADLR from the coding sequence ATGCGCGACGCCTATCACGAAGAACTCGATGCCCTCACCGACCGGCTGGTCGAGATGACCCGCCTCGTGAGGTCGGCGATCTCCAGAGCCACCACCGCCCTGCTCGACTCCGACCTCCAGCTCGCGGAGAGCGTCATCTCCCATGACGAGGAGGTCGACCGGATCTTCGCGGAGATCGAGGCGTCGATCTTCGACCTGATGGCCAGGCAGCAGCCGGTGGCCGTGGACCTCCGCACGATCGTCGTGGCCCTGCGGATGGGCACCGACCTGGAGCGGATGGGCGACCTGGCCGAGCACGTGGCCAAGGTCGCCCGGCTGCGCCACCCGGACTCGGCGATCCCCCCGGAGATCCGCTCCACCATCCTGGAGATGGGCCAGATCGCCGAGCGCCTGATCACCAAGACGGGGAGCTGCATCGCCTCGCGCGACGTGGAGTCGGCCCTGGAGCTGGAGGCGGACGACGACGCGATGGACAGGCTGCACCGCAGGCTGTTCAAGATCCTGATGGCCGACGACTGGAAGTACGGCGTCGAACCGGCCATCGACGTGACGCTGATCGGCCGCTACTACGAGCGCTACGCCGACCACGCGGTCCGCGTCGCCCAGGACGTGGTCTACCTGGTCACCGGCTCCCGCACGCAGGACGCCGACCTCCGGTAG